One Mucilaginibacter ginkgonis genomic region harbors:
- a CDS encoding cell division protein FtsX: MEEFEASSAAKKTKTIYISTVFGIAMVLLMVGLLGLILVHANRLSRYVKENLVVNVYVDETARETDVIQLQKQLETNLQVKQAVYVTKETAARNLQKELGEDFIKFLGVNPLSESIDVYLKADYANNANIERFKAQLMKNPLVKEVRYQANLVDKMNQNLGSITLIILAFAGIWVVVSVALINNTIRLAIYSQRFLIKSMQLVGATKAFIRKPFLLYGIWHGLLGALIAIIILVGTLALAIKQIPDLVILQNYYEFGIVFLIVVGLGILISGLSTFLAVNRFLRLKIYQLYR, translated from the coding sequence ATGGAAGAATTTGAAGCCAGTTCGGCAGCTAAAAAAACCAAAACGATATACATATCTACCGTTTTCGGTATCGCAATGGTGCTGCTGATGGTTGGTTTATTGGGCTTGATATTGGTGCATGCAAACAGGTTGTCGCGTTACGTTAAGGAAAACCTGGTGGTGAACGTATATGTAGACGAAACCGCCCGCGAAACCGATGTGATCCAATTGCAGAAGCAACTGGAAACAAATCTGCAGGTAAAGCAAGCTGTATACGTAACTAAAGAGACAGCGGCCCGGAACTTGCAAAAAGAGCTTGGCGAAGATTTTATTAAATTCCTGGGTGTAAACCCGCTTTCAGAATCTATAGATGTGTATCTAAAGGCAGACTACGCCAACAATGCCAATATAGAACGCTTCAAGGCTCAGTTGATGAAAAACCCGCTGGTTAAAGAGGTGCGTTACCAGGCAAATCTGGTCGACAAGATGAACCAAAACTTGGGTTCTATTACCCTTATCATCTTAGCATTCGCCGGCATTTGGGTAGTTGTCTCAGTAGCGCTCATCAATAATACCATCAGGCTGGCCATTTATTCGCAGCGCTTCCTAATCAAATCTATGCAGCTTGTAGGTGCTACTAAAGCATTTATCCGCAAGCCGTTTTTACTATACGGCATCTGGCATGGATTATTGGGTGCATTGATAGCGATCATCATTTTAGTAGGTACCCTTGCACTGGCCATAAAACAGATTCCCGATCTGGTGATCCTACAGAATTACTACGAATTTGGTATAGTATTTTTGATCGTGGTTGGTTTAGGTATTCTCATTTCAGGATTAAGCACCTTTTTGGCAGTTAACAGATTTTTACGTTTAAAAATATACCAGTTATACAGATAA
- a CDS encoding MFS transporter, translating to MPTNNNSHKPELTPFLLWLMTITTAIVVGNIYYSQPLLGDIAKDLHINNSKAGQVSMFTQIGYATGLLFIIPLGDMFRRKRLMLIDLAVVTVSLIGVATATNIYVLFITSFLVGLTTVIPQLLIPMVAHLAKPEERGKKIGFIMSGLLIGILLSRTLSGFVGEHFGWRAIFYAAAVMMVIIWLLIYWKLPEVAPTYAGTYSDLMKSLKDLFIAEPKLRLASFRGALLFAAFSAFWSTLVFLLKQPPLNQGSAVAGAFGLVGAFGALAAGLMGRLSDKVDAFKLSAFTILMVTVSFIVYYFSSASIAGLIIGVILMDIGVQATHISNQAIIFALNPDARNRINTIYMVSYFVGGSAGTFAASLVWGGFGWAGVCGIGTILSVIVLFVHLVNRKKMQTA from the coding sequence ATGCCTACTAACAATAACTCCCATAAGCCCGAACTCACGCCTTTTCTTTTATGGCTAATGACCATCACAACGGCTATTGTGGTCGGCAACATTTACTATAGTCAGCCATTGCTCGGCGATATTGCTAAAGACCTGCATATAAATAACAGCAAGGCCGGCCAGGTATCCATGTTTACGCAGATCGGTTATGCCACCGGTTTATTATTTATCATCCCGCTTGGTGATATGTTCAGGCGGAAACGGCTAATGCTTATCGATCTGGCTGTTGTTACCGTATCGCTTATTGGCGTGGCTACAGCGACCAATATTTACGTTTTGTTTATCACAAGCTTTTTAGTAGGCCTTACCACCGTAATTCCGCAGTTACTTATACCAATGGTAGCACATTTGGCCAAACCCGAAGAGCGTGGTAAAAAGATAGGCTTTATCATGAGCGGATTGCTGATCGGTATTTTGCTGTCGCGAACTTTAAGCGGTTTTGTGGGCGAACATTTTGGCTGGCGCGCAATCTTTTACGCTGCCGCTGTAATGATGGTCATTATCTGGCTGCTCATATATTGGAAACTGCCAGAGGTTGCCCCTACTTATGCAGGCACCTATAGTGACTTAATGAAATCGCTTAAAGACTTGTTTATCGCCGAGCCCAAACTCAGGCTGGCTTCGTTTCGCGGAGCTCTATTGTTTGCTGCTTTCAGCGCGTTTTGGTCAACACTTGTATTTCTTTTGAAACAGCCTCCCTTAAACCAGGGAAGCGCCGTAGCCGGCGCGTTTGGTTTGGTAGGAGCTTTTGGTGCACTTGCCGCAGGGTTAATGGGGCGCCTAAGCGATAAGGTCGATGCGTTCAAGCTATCTGCATTTACTATACTGATGGTTACCGTTTCTTTCATTGTATATTATTTTTCATCGGCCAGCATTGCAGGGCTTATTATAGGTGTGATATTAATGGACATCGGCGTTCAGGCCACACACATTTCCAACCAGGCCATAATTTTCGCTTTAAACCCCGATGCACGGAACCGTATCAACACTATCTACATGGTGTCTTATTTCGTAGGCGGATCTGCAGGTACATTTGCCGCAAGCCTGGTATGGGGAGGTTTCGGCTGGGCGGGTGTGTGCGGTATTGGTACAATACTGTCTGTTATCGTACTTTTTGTACATCTGGTTAACCGCAAAAAAATGCAGACGGCCTAA
- a CDS encoding 5' nucleotidase, NT5C type translates to MEKRKIIAIDMDGVLADTDQHFLTWYERDYGVRMPYESLLGKPEYEAFPVEGAIRKMVFTPGFFRTLPVMDGAVEAVKSLMQDYNVFIVSAAMEFPNSLNEKYDWLAQHFPFISWKNIVFCGDKSIIDADYLIDDHCKNLDNFKGKPLMFHSAHNVNQNHHQRVKTWAEVLTAIKEHHHGIIEKID, encoded by the coding sequence ATGGAAAAACGTAAGATAATCGCCATTGATATGGATGGCGTTTTGGCCGATACCGACCAACATTTTTTAACCTGGTATGAGCGCGATTATGGTGTACGCATGCCTTACGAAAGTTTATTGGGAAAACCCGAATATGAGGCCTTCCCGGTAGAGGGCGCTATCCGCAAGATGGTATTCACTCCGGGGTTTTTTCGCACGCTCCCGGTAATGGATGGCGCGGTGGAAGCCGTAAAAAGTTTAATGCAAGATTATAATGTCTTCATTGTTTCAGCAGCGATGGAGTTTCCAAATTCCTTGAATGAGAAGTATGATTGGCTAGCCCAACATTTTCCGTTTATAAGTTGGAAGAACATTGTGTTTTGCGGCGACAAAAGCATTATCGATGCCGATTACCTGATAGACGATCATTGTAAAAACCTGGACAACTTTAAAGGAAAGCCGCTAATGTTCCATTCGGCACATAACGTAAATCAAAATCATCACCAACGCGTAAAAACATGGGCCGAAGTGCTAACGGCTATCAAAGAGCATCATCACGGAATTATAGAAAAAATTGACTAG
- a CDS encoding DUF4293 domain-containing protein → MIQRIQTVYLFFAGLLIFALFFFPLAHHVYVNNVPSMIKVTGIYQDNGSQQMQTQSFTALTIATAVVALVPIVIIFLFRNRKRQANFCYLAMAIIIGYSFWTAQTVKNVVGDIVLGTNNLGIGIFLSCISIFLLIMAMKAIRKDDALVRSADRLR, encoded by the coding sequence ATGATACAAAGAATACAAACCGTTTACCTGTTTTTTGCAGGCTTATTAATATTCGCGCTTTTCTTTTTCCCGTTAGCTCACCACGTGTACGTAAACAACGTACCGTCAATGATAAAGGTTACGGGCATTTACCAGGATAACGGCAGCCAGCAAATGCAAACACAAAGTTTTACAGCGCTTACCATTGCAACCGCTGTAGTAGCTTTAGTGCCGATTGTGATCATTTTCTTATTCAGGAACCGCAAACGCCAGGCAAATTTCTGCTACCTGGCAATGGCAATTATAATTGGATACAGCTTTTGGACAGCACAAACGGTGAAAAACGTTGTTGGCGATATCGTGTTAGGCACCAATAACCTTGGCATTGGTATATTTCTAAGCTGTATAAGCATTTTTCTGCTTATTATGGCCATGAAGGCCATCAGGAAAGATGATGCCTTAGTGCGCTCTGCAGACCGGTTGCGTTAA
- the truA gene encoding tRNA pseudouridine(38-40) synthase TruA: METLQRYFIELAYDGTNYHGWQVQENAISIQEILNKALSTYLRQPIETTGAGRTDTGVHAKQLYAHFDYKPQPSKRVEENFVNGSGREDRVSPFRGRGGDSINALLPYDIAVKGILPVHANAHARFDATQRSYEYHVHFKKDPFKTRYSWLLKSRPDVDLMNKGAEIIKQYTDFSCFSKSNTQVFTNNCKITRAEWLENENGIVFHISADRFLRNMVRAIVGTLIMVGKKEIEPEAIRQIIESKNRSNAGTSVPACGLYLTEVKYPYPLTP; this comes from the coding sequence GTGGAAACCTTGCAACGATATTTTATTGAACTGGCTTATGATGGTACCAATTACCACGGTTGGCAAGTGCAAGAGAATGCCATAAGTATTCAGGAAATATTAAATAAAGCTTTAAGCACTTACCTAAGACAGCCGATTGAAACCACCGGCGCCGGCAGAACAGATACGGGTGTACACGCAAAACAGCTTTATGCGCATTTCGACTATAAACCTCAACCCAGTAAACGGGTTGAAGAAAATTTTGTTAACGGAAGCGGGCGTGAAGACCGAGTCTCCCCCTTTAGGGGGCGGGGGGGTGACAGTATCAATGCTTTACTCCCGTATGATATCGCCGTTAAAGGCATTTTGCCTGTTCATGCGAATGCTCATGCCCGGTTTGATGCAACGCAACGGTCTTACGAATATCATGTGCATTTTAAAAAGGATCCGTTCAAAACAAGGTACTCGTGGCTGCTTAAGTCGAGGCCTGATGTTGATTTAATGAATAAGGGAGCGGAGATAATTAAGCAGTACACTGACTTTAGCTGTTTTAGCAAATCAAATACGCAAGTGTTCACAAATAATTGTAAGATTACCCGGGCTGAGTGGCTTGAAAACGAAAACGGGATTGTTTTTCATATCTCTGCAGACAGATTTCTGCGTAATATGGTACGTGCAATTGTCGGCACTTTGATAATGGTTGGCAAAAAGGAAATAGAGCCGGAAGCGATAAGACAGATCATTGAGAGCAAAAACCGCAGTAATGCCGGTACATCTGTACCTGCCTGCGGATTGTATTTAACAGAGGTGAAATACCCGTATCCCTTAACCCCCTGA
- the surE gene encoding 5'/3'-nucleotidase SurE — MSKQTKPTILVVNDDGVTAPGIKALMGVMKELGRVVVVAPDSPQSGMGHAITIGKPLRLDKVNVYEGIEAYACSGTPVDCVKLAVNTILKGKKPDLCVSGINHGLNNSINVLYSGTMSAAVEGGIEKIPSIGFSLDDYTMQADFSHCLKWVKQLAQQVLKNGLPLGTVLNVNFPSGNGIKGIKICRQADAKWAEEFEQRIDPYKRPYYWSSGVFELNETGEDTDCWALANGYASVVPVQFDMTAHHAIPLLNSWEF, encoded by the coding sequence ATGAGCAAGCAAACCAAACCCACCATATTAGTAGTAAATGACGACGGCGTAACCGCGCCGGGTATAAAAGCCCTGATGGGTGTAATGAAAGAACTGGGTAGGGTAGTGGTAGTAGCGCCGGACAGTCCGCAATCCGGTATGGGGCATGCCATCACGATAGGCAAACCTTTGCGCCTGGATAAAGTGAATGTATATGAGGGTATAGAAGCTTACGCCTGCTCAGGTACGCCTGTAGATTGCGTTAAACTTGCTGTTAATACAATCTTAAAAGGCAAGAAGCCAGACTTGTGCGTTTCCGGGATTAACCATGGATTGAATAACAGCATCAACGTTTTATATTCCGGAACTATGTCGGCTGCGGTTGAAGGCGGGATTGAAAAGATTCCGTCGATCGGTTTCTCATTGGATGATTATACCATGCAAGCCGATTTTAGCCATTGCTTAAAATGGGTTAAACAGCTAGCGCAACAAGTATTAAAAAATGGCTTGCCTTTAGGAACGGTGCTTAACGTGAATTTTCCAAGTGGTAATGGTATAAAAGGCATAAAGATCTGCCGTCAGGCTGATGCCAAATGGGCCGAAGAATTTGAGCAGCGCATAGATCCGTATAAAAGACCTTATTACTGGTCTTCAGGGGTATTTGAACTGAATGAAACAGGAGAGGATACAGATTGCTGGGCTTTAGCAAATGGCTACGCTTCCGTTGTACCTGTGCAGTTTGACATGACCGCGCATCACGCCATTCCGCTGTTGAATAGTTGGGAGTTTTGA
- a CDS encoding DUF3098 domain-containing protein — translation MAQKYTRPVVAPKPEEKKMQPVQFIFDNSNYKLLAISVAIVVLGFILMSGNTDIYSNTKIVIAPLVVLAGFGLAFYAILKKPGTKA, via the coding sequence ATGGCACAAAAATATACTCGCCCTGTTGTGGCGCCTAAACCCGAAGAGAAGAAAATGCAGCCTGTACAATTTATTTTCGACAACTCGAACTATAAATTACTGGCTATAAGCGTGGCCATTGTGGTACTAGGCTTTATTCTAATGAGCGGCAACACAGACATTTACAGCAATACCAAAATAGTGATAGCGCCATTAGTAGTGCTTGCAGGTTTTGGTTTAGCATTTTATGCTATTCTTAAAAAGCCGGGGACAAAGGCATGA
- the lpxB gene encoding lipid-A-disaccharide synthase: protein MKYYLVAGEASGDLHGANLMKELKLIDREAEFRFFGGDLMQAQGGILVKHYAEMAYMGVVEVVMNIRTIAKNMAACKKDISNWQPDVVILIDFPGFNLKIAEFAKNNGLLTCFYISPKVWAWNQKRVLKIKRVVDHLFCILPFEVDFYKSWGMEVDYVGNPLLDAIAAFTPDQTFLPKYKLEEKPMVALLPGSRKQEIVRLLPVMLSVVDKLPAYQFVVAGAPSFDAAYYDQFFSVTKLPIIFNATYDLLVNAQAAIVASGTATLETALFDVPQVVVYKASPLFIGLARIFVKLNYISLVNLIMDKLVVKELIQEDCDTIHISAELDRLLKDQTYRSAMLANYDELDLKMGEPGASAKTAGLIVKYVNNSSSIK, encoded by the coding sequence ATGAAATACTACCTGGTGGCCGGTGAGGCATCGGGCGACCTCCACGGCGCCAATCTAATGAAAGAACTGAAGCTGATAGACAGGGAGGCAGAGTTTCGTTTCTTTGGCGGCGACCTGATGCAAGCTCAAGGCGGCATATTGGTGAAACACTACGCTGAAATGGCTTATATGGGCGTGGTGGAAGTAGTCATGAACATTCGCACCATAGCCAAAAACATGGCCGCCTGCAAAAAAGATATTTCAAACTGGCAGCCTGATGTGGTTATCCTTATTGATTTCCCGGGTTTTAATTTGAAGATAGCGGAGTTTGCAAAGAATAACGGTTTGCTTACCTGCTTTTATATATCACCAAAAGTTTGGGCCTGGAACCAAAAACGCGTATTAAAAATTAAACGGGTGGTTGACCACCTGTTTTGCATTCTTCCTTTCGAGGTTGATTTTTACAAAAGCTGGGGAATGGAGGTAGACTATGTGGGCAATCCGTTGTTAGACGCTATCGCCGCTTTTACACCTGATCAAACATTCTTACCAAAATATAAACTTGAAGAAAAACCAATGGTCGCCCTGCTTCCCGGCAGTCGTAAGCAGGAAATAGTAAGGTTGCTCCCGGTAATGCTGTCGGTAGTTGATAAGTTACCCGCTTATCAATTTGTTGTGGCAGGCGCTCCATCTTTTGATGCAGCGTATTACGATCAGTTTTTCAGCGTCACTAAGCTACCCATTATATTTAATGCTACTTATGATCTGCTGGTTAATGCGCAGGCGGCTATCGTAGCCTCTGGTACGGCAACGCTGGAGACAGCATTGTTTGATGTTCCGCAGGTGGTGGTCTATAAAGCCAGTCCGTTGTTCATCGGCTTAGCGCGCATTTTTGTAAAGTTGAATTATATATCCCTGGTGAATCTTATTATGGATAAGTTGGTCGTAAAGGAACTTATTCAGGAAGATTGCGATACAATCCATATTTCTGCCGAACTAGATCGTTTACTGAAAGATCAAACTTACCGTTCAGCCATGCTGGCAAATTATGACGAACTTGATCTGAAAATGGGAGAGCCGGGTGCATCCGCTAAGACTGCCGGGTTAATAGTTAAGTATGTAAATAATTCTTCATCGATAAAATGA
- a CDS encoding YIP1 family protein, translated as MTNLYRAVLSNLLIKPKKAFKLIKRYDLDKYQFYFLILIGITNVIHRDFLKLSDINNNFWPREFVLILVGALIGWVGIYIYSYLIYLTGKWFGGHGDQSQIFNMLSYAAVPGILILMISLIAIIILRVLNFSVADYNVQQHIWGDDYFAIIQTVKYSVNFIAWCHFILTIIGLTVFQGFGIGKSIANVLAALMIIILPIALFVLALRLHHH; from the coding sequence ATGACCAATCTTTACCGCGCCGTTTTATCTAATCTCTTAATCAAGCCAAAGAAAGCGTTTAAGCTTATTAAGAGGTATGATCTTGACAAATACCAATTTTACTTCCTAATACTCATCGGCATAACTAATGTCATTCATCGTGACTTTTTAAAACTGTCCGACATAAATAATAATTTTTGGCCTCGCGAATTTGTTCTGATTTTGGTTGGTGCACTAATTGGCTGGGTTGGCATTTATATTTATTCTTATCTCATCTATTTAACAGGAAAGTGGTTTGGAGGACATGGCGATCAATCACAAATATTTAACATGTTGAGTTATGCTGCAGTTCCTGGCATTCTTATATTAATGATCTCGCTGATCGCGATAATTATATTAAGAGTTTTAAATTTTTCTGTGGCAGACTATAATGTTCAACAACACATTTGGGGGGACGACTACTTCGCTATCATACAAACCGTTAAATACAGTGTCAACTTTATTGCCTGGTGTCATTTCATACTTACAATTATTGGCTTAACGGTATTCCAGGGATTTGGCATTGGCAAAAGCATTGCGAATGTTCTAGCGGCACTTATGATCATCATTTTACCGATCGCACTATTTGTGTTAGCACTGCGCTTACACCACCACTAA
- a CDS encoding DeoR/GlpR family DNA-binding transcription regulator: protein MLKEERLNLIMEQVVKHNKVVLDELSATLKVSTDTVRRDIKELSDKGLLKAVRGGAIHQSPLPPPFKERQQIEIKEKQIIAQKLVEFIKPHQVILIDSGTTTVAAAQTLPKDMPLTVITNSFPVATALEDFDKIEVMFIGGKLDHRTASTHGYETIEAIRKIRADVCLLGICNIDLTTGITGLDYEDSMVKRAMIETSRYIIALFTSDKIGQSNPFYIAAANSVDVLITEKEPTSYDLTAFKEAGILIK from the coding sequence ATGCTTAAAGAAGAGCGCTTAAACTTAATTATGGAACAGGTTGTTAAGCACAATAAGGTAGTGCTTGACGAGCTAAGCGCCACGCTTAAAGTGTCAACCGACACTGTCCGCAGGGATATTAAAGAGCTGTCTGATAAGGGTTTATTAAAAGCTGTACGGGGCGGAGCGATCCATCAGTCGCCGTTGCCGCCACCATTTAAAGAACGGCAACAAATAGAAATTAAAGAGAAGCAGATCATCGCCCAAAAGTTAGTTGAGTTTATCAAGCCGCATCAGGTTATTCTGATCGACTCGGGCACCACTACCGTTGCCGCGGCGCAAACATTGCCAAAGGATATGCCACTGACGGTGATCACCAACAGTTTTCCGGTGGCGACAGCATTGGAAGATTTCGATAAAATTGAGGTAATGTTCATTGGCGGCAAGCTTGATCACAGAACGGCATCGACACATGGGTATGAAACAATAGAGGCCATCCGTAAAATCAGGGCCGATGTATGTTTGTTAGGCATCTGTAATATTGACTTGACTACAGGAATCACAGGCTTAGATTATGAAGACAGTATGGTGAAGCGGGCCATGATAGAAACTTCGCGATACATTATCGCCTTGTTTACATCGGATAAGATAGGGCAGAGCAATCCGTTCTACATTGCCGCGGCTAATAGTGTTGACGTGTTAATAACCGAAAAGGAACCAACCTCTTACGATCTCACAGCCTTTAAAGAAGCAGGCATTCTTATCAAATAA
- a CDS encoding ABC transporter ATP-binding protein — MAVTGNAIDWGLMRRVMHYVKPYKLTFGLAAFLTIFLAVVALIQPILIQRTLDNYIVVGNYNGMVFMVSLMIGQLALQTVAQYYQTYMTNALGQSVIKDLRMDIFNHVMSLRLKFFDKTPIGVLITRTVSDLETIADIFSEGLISIAGDMLLLVSVITYMLIQDWKLTLITLVPLPFLILATYVFKEAIKSSFQEVRTQVARLNTFLQEHISGVSIIQYFAREEQEMRKFKEVNEKYRDANIRSNWYYSIFFPVVEILFAVCMGLLVWYGCKRILSDGELASISASKKGITPGLIVAFISLLNLLFRPIRQLADKFNTLQMGMVGADRIFKVLDTDEVAINNGQIRSGELRGEIEFEDVWFAYNDDNWVLKDISFHVKPGETLALVGATGAGKSSTINILNRFYEIGKGKAKVDGVDIRDYDVNFLRSKIATVIQDVFLFSDTIANNISLNNPDISLEEIVKAAKDVGAHDFIERLPGGYQYNVMERGATLSSGQAQLISFIRALVYDPSILVLDEATSSVDTETEVLIQNAINKLMEGRTAIVIAHRLSTIQKADKIIVLDHGEIKEMGSHQDLLRIEDGLYRKLYDLQFNSAGIER, encoded by the coding sequence ATGGCAGTAACAGGTAACGCGATAGATTGGGGTTTGATGCGGCGCGTAATGCATTACGTTAAGCCGTATAAATTAACGTTTGGCCTTGCGGCTTTTCTAACGATCTTTCTGGCGGTTGTAGCCCTTATTCAACCAATATTGATTCAGCGTACGCTGGATAATTATATCGTTGTTGGTAATTATAACGGTATGGTTTTTATGGTGTCGCTAATGATAGGGCAACTGGCATTGCAAACAGTAGCTCAGTATTACCAAACCTATATGACAAATGCCTTAGGCCAATCTGTGATCAAAGACCTGCGCATGGATATTTTCAACCACGTAATGAGTCTGCGGTTAAAGTTTTTTGATAAGACACCGATCGGTGTTTTGATCACGCGTACCGTATCTGACCTGGAAACTATCGCCGATATATTTTCTGAAGGATTGATTTCGATCGCGGGTGATATGCTGCTTCTAGTCTCGGTGATCACTTACATGCTGATACAAGACTGGAAGCTAACGCTCATCACACTTGTGCCGCTGCCGTTTTTGATCCTGGCAACTTATGTTTTTAAGGAGGCTATCAAGTCTTCTTTCCAGGAAGTGCGGACGCAGGTGGCGCGCTTAAATACCTTTCTGCAGGAACACATCTCGGGTGTTAGCATCATTCAGTATTTCGCACGCGAAGAGCAGGAGATGCGCAAGTTTAAAGAAGTAAATGAAAAGTATCGCGATGCTAACATCCGCTCAAATTGGTATTACTCTATCTTTTTCCCGGTGGTAGAAATCCTGTTCGCGGTTTGCATGGGGCTATTAGTATGGTATGGTTGCAAGCGAATCTTGTCTGACGGCGAACTGGCATCAATATCAGCTTCAAAAAAAGGAATTACGCCGGGGTTAATTGTTGCGTTCATCTCGTTGCTCAACTTACTGTTCAGGCCGATACGCCAGCTGGCAGATAAATTCAATACGCTGCAAATGGGTATGGTGGGTGCCGACCGTATTTTTAAGGTTCTGGATACCGACGAAGTTGCCATAAATAACGGGCAGATACGTAGTGGCGAACTGCGTGGCGAGATAGAATTTGAAGATGTTTGGTTTGCGTATAACGACGACAACTGGGTACTCAAAGACATTAGCTTCCATGTTAAGCCCGGAGAGACATTAGCTTTGGTTGGCGCGACAGGGGCCGGTAAATCGTCAACTATCAATATTCTGAACCGTTTTTATGAGATCGGTAAAGGCAAAGCGAAGGTTGATGGTGTGGACATCCGCGATTACGATGTAAATTTCTTGCGGTCGAAAATCGCGACGGTGATACAAGATGTGTTCCTTTTCTCAGATACCATCGCCAATAATATCAGCTTAAATAATCCGGATATAAGCTTAGAGGAAATAGTTAAGGCAGCCAAAGATGTGGGTGCGCATGATTTTATTGAACGCTTGCCTGGCGGATACCAATATAATGTAATGGAGCGGGGAGCGACCTTGTCGTCAGGCCAGGCACAATTAATTTCTTTTATAAGGGCATTGGTATATGACCCGTCGATATTGGTCCTGGACGAGGCAACATCATCCGTTGATACCGAAACGGAAGTGCTTATCCAGAATGCCATCAACAAATTGATGGAAGGCAGAACGGCTATTGTCATCGCTCACCGCTTATCAACCATTCAAAAGGCTGATAAGATCATAGTACTGGATCATGGCGAGATCAAAGAGATGGGCAGCCATCAGGATCTGCTACGGATTGAAGATGGCCTTTACCGTAAACTTTACGACCTGCAATTTAACTCGGCGGGGATAGAGCGATAA
- a CDS encoding undecaprenyl-diphosphate phosphatase, translating into MSLIHVIILAIIEGLTEFLPISSTGHMIIAESVMGDKGDFVKLFTVAIQLGAILSVIVLYYKRFFRDFNFYIKLLIAFIPAAIFGLLFAKKIDALLDSALTVGITLFLGGIILLFVDKWFNKPVVTEEKNISNLTGFKIGLFQCLAMIPGTSRSAASIVGGMSQKLSRTAAAEFSFFLAVPTMFAATAKKLWDFHKEGHVFSGEKIKLLAIGNFVAFIVALLAIKTFITFLEKRGFRLFGVYRILIGGLIIAIYLSGHTLEVI; encoded by the coding sequence ATGAGCCTGATACATGTGATCATACTGGCCATTATTGAAGGCCTTACGGAGTTTTTGCCCATATCTTCAACCGGGCATATGATCATTGCCGAGTCTGTAATGGGTGACAAGGGCGACTTTGTAAAACTGTTTACCGTAGCCATTCAGTTAGGGGCAATTCTATCTGTAATAGTGCTGTACTACAAACGTTTCTTCCGCGACTTTAATTTTTACATCAAGCTGCTTATCGCGTTTATACCTGCAGCCATATTCGGTTTGCTATTTGCGAAGAAAATTGATGCGTTGTTAGACAGCGCATTAACTGTGGGCATTACTCTCTTTCTTGGCGGCATTATCCTGTTGTTTGTAGACAAGTGGTTTAATAAGCCCGTTGTAACAGAAGAAAAAAATATCAGCAACCTTACGGGGTTCAAGATCGGGTTGTTTCAATGTCTCGCCATGATCCCGGGTACATCCCGTTCTGCTGCAAGTATAGTTGGCGGTATGTCGCAAAAATTGTCGCGTACGGCTGCGGCAGAATTTTCATTCTTTCTGGCGGTGCCGACCATGTTTGCAGCGACTGCAAAAAAGCTTTGGGATTTCCACAAAGAGGGCCATGTTTTTAGCGGCGAGAAAATTAAATTATTGGCGATTGGTAATTTTGTCGCGTTTATCGTGGCATTATTGGCTATCAAAACTTTTATTACCTTTTTAGAGAAAAGAGGCTTCCGGTTGTTCGGTGTTTACCGGATCCTGATTGGCGGATTGATTATTGCCATTTATTTAAGCGGTCATACCTTAGAGGTTATATAA